The following coding sequences lie in one Nakaseomyces glabratus chromosome I, complete sequence genomic window:
- the SIP5 gene encoding Sip5p (CAGL0I00836g~Ortholog(s) have role in cellular response to glucose starvation and Golgi apparatus, endoplasmic reticulum, fungal-type vacuole membrane localization), protein MGNVPAKLDQDASSYTGRSTYTDSSSASGVGAFRGAGGTMDETRARGRRTSSLVGNILNGPTSSRNDPTGEVSKKQLSAAKKRGTKERELLKEENAKKLVIKYNETVDGGYLAPHGCYSLDKMDYDSDIVRKLIIERKLAPFYIPLQDFDDSWTKDEVKKIVDALPLHAPFNEHVEEYEDVPVGDLNEPHFDYLIDKKLSKKEQKKMHALIFKARLYRKRLRWQESENNAYLEEKLQNRDNDIPKNSFLPNDDLKYDLYAQGSECPICFLYLPMPLNYSKCCQQPICSECFVQIKRSEPHFPHDEVDPSQPQKDENEKDPNLLISEPANCPYCATPNFSITYTPPTGRKVGIGGQAPNLYKPLGTAGNAPPTYTVSSDDIRPDWETKLNKERVRLARRSANATAIHVSNRLIGPQRTGSFANEDSPGVAGSTDSRSAGVANSTLEELEKQMIDEAIRLSLQDEKRKAKR, encoded by the coding sequence ATGGGTAACGTTCCAGCAAAGCTCGATCAGGATGCTTCTAGTTATACTGGTCGATCGACCTATACTGATAGTTCATCAGCAAGTGGAGTTGGAGCCTTTAGAGGAGCAGGAGGAACAATGGATGAGACGAGGGCAAGGGGAAGGCGTACATCTTCCCTTGTTGGTAATATACTGAATGGCCCTACTTCCTCGAGAAATGACCCAACCGGGGAGGTAAGCAAGAAACAATTATCAGCCGCCAAGAAAAGGGGTACTAAGGAACGAGAACTTTTAAAGGAAGAAAACGCCAAAAAATTAgttataaaatataatgaaacaGTTGATGGTGGTTATCTGGCGCCTCATGGATGTTATTCGCTAGATAAAATGGATTACGACAGTGACATAGTACGCAAGTTAATAATTGAGAGAAAGCTTGCACCTTTCTATATTCCGTTACAAGACTTTGACGATAGCTGGACTAAAGATGaagtcaaaaaaattgtggATGCACTTCCTCTTCATGCACCATTTAATGAACATGTTGAGGAGTATGAAGACGTTCCAGTAGGTGATTTAAATGAACCTCATTTTGATTATCTGATTGACAAGAAACTTTCTAAGAAagagcaaaagaaaatgcatGCCTTAATCTTCAAGGCTCGTTTGTATAGGAAGCGTTTAAGATGGCAAGAATCAGAAAATAATGCATATTTGGAAGAGAAGTTACAAAATAGAGACAATGATATTCCGAAAAACAGTTTTCTACCAAATGACGATCTGAAATATGACTTATATGCACAGGGCTCAGAATGTCCAATCTGTTTTCTATATCTTCCAATGCCACTAAATTATTCTAAATGTTGTCAACAGCCAATATGTTCTGAGTGCTTTGTTCAAATTAAAAGGAGTGAGCCTCACTTTCCACATGACGAAGTGGATCCATCACAACCTCAGAAGGATGAGAACGAGAAAGATCCAAACTTATTGATTTCTGAGCCAGCTAATTGTCCATATTGTGCTACGCCTAATTTTAGTATAACGTATACACCGCCTACTGGTAGAAAAGTTGGCATAGGGGGGCAAGCTCCAAATCTTTACAAACCATTAGGCACTGCTGGAAACGCCCCACCAACGTATACTGTAAGTTCTGATGATATTAGACCTGACTGGGAAACGAAGCTAAATAAAGAGAGGGTAAGGTTAGCTAGGAGGTCCGCTAATGCTACCGCTATTCATGTAAGTAATAGATTGATTGGTCCTCAAAGAACGGGCAGTTTCGCTAATGAAGACTCACCAGGAGTAGCAGGTTCGACAGATAGTAGGTCTGCTGGAGTCGCAAACTCTACACTAGAAGAGTTAGAAAAACAAATGATTGATGAAGCTATACGATTAAGTCTCCAAGACGAAAAGAGAAAGGCGAAAAGGTAA
- the CIN4 gene encoding Arf family GTPase CIN4 (CAGL0I00858g~Ortholog(s) have role in protein folding, tubulin complex assembly and cytoplasm localization): MGLLTIIKKQKLKDREIRCLILGLDNSGKSTIVNGLLPESEKCNSITPTVGFQIHSIVVESAQDGKTYKVNLWDIGGQRTLRPFWDNYFDKTDVLLWCVDIASSLRFDESFNELRELVMQDRDRIGYQCKLVVAINKIDLVEQADLEHYAHDIEQKIEHILHHGQSVGESSIGHYVLCSGKTGAGIENLAQMIVDRE, translated from the coding sequence ATGGGTTTACTGACCATCATtaagaaacagaaactgAAAGACAGGGAGATAAGGTGCCTGATTTTAGGGCTAGATAATTCTGGTAAGTCTACGATTGTCAATGGATTATTACCTGAGTCGGAGAAATGCAATAGCATCACACCCACTGTGGGGTTTCAGATACACAGCATTGTAGTAGAGAGTGCTCAGGACGGTAAGACATACAAAGTGAATCTATGGGATATCGGAGGACAGCGTACATTAAGACCCTTTTGGGATAACTATTTTGACAAAACAGACGTATTACTTTGGTGTGTTGATATAGCCTCTTCACTGCGATTTGACGAATCATTCAATGAGTTGCGAGAGCTGGTAATGCAAGATAGGGATAGAATTGGTTATCAATGCAAGTTGGTCGTGGCTATCAATAAGATTGACTTGGTAGAACAAGCAGATTTAGAACACTATGCGCATGATatagaacaaaaaattgaacATATTCTGCATCATGGACAGTCTGTTGGTGAGAGCTCTATAGGCCACTATGTTCTATGTAGCGGGAAGACTGGCGCAGGCATTGAAAATTTAGCACAAATGATTGTTGACAGAGAGTAG
- the PSO2 gene encoding DNA cross-link repair protein PSO2 (CAGL0I00880g~Ortholog(s) have 5'-3' exonuclease activity, damaged DNA binding activity, role in interstrand cross-link repair and nucleus localization), translating into MSKRRSLLEVNQRELLQRTRGVENGRIRYRSSKRIHVQEQAKKQRTLTEFNIPTTSVLTVKNKRPISERVTESIELLSDEESLNGTDKNIQAFYTQETNTIVIDVEDGDSSFSTECNVVDKSEVYDGCSKSLNLSNTKPSQRECYNDDHLKIKSSTGSINRGHNLKTSNSNSEKGETKTPNTSLMKTDHSDRDIKNIPQRNITTKPILECPICSKNLTGMKLFQREAHCDNCFEQKPLSNFIEGRSAMVCQSKKIQTHLESTVEKEVGDKPNPISKSKNPRRNRIPESFKILTFTSGYQIIVDGFTYPLKEDNKIKDFFLSHFHSDHYIGLKKSWTSGNLYSSPVTYELLKYRYTPKRKTNEDNENITNCLKALKPYNRVWLTDTISVTTLDANHCPGASLFLFEEWDSMKTGILKTILHTGDFRSDDKLIEEVLKYTNHREIDEIYLDTTYLLSTFTFPAQEELLNMVARFIETINNPNFRQSFFGDKQKSIFHFMSLPSSIDKKSEIPMLYLVGTYSIGKEKLAIKIAETLNTKIYVQSNSIKRKMVSIYWDQCFDNSLLTDDPSESQIHLVSLKVLRDFNAIDNYLKTIKELTGNKIKYDNVFGFIPTGWTFGNRYKKDFQYDGELSYDDNFKLRVKYCMDLLKQDEARPTQNFADVSSLEWLRMQYKPRERYQIFRVPYSEHSSFRELLKFCISVPSKNIISTVNVDNGVNSAETSEWFKAFKYIRNKLSNN; encoded by the coding sequence ATGTCAAAGAGACGATCTTTACTAGAAGTCAATCAACGAGAATTACTTCAGAGGACACGAGGTGTTGAAAATGGTAGAATAAGATATAGATCATCCAAAAGGATACATGTCCAGGAGCAAGCAAAAAAGCAGAGAACACTTACGGAGTTTAACATTCCTACCACATCGGTCCTGACTGTGAAGAATAAGAGACCAATTTCTGAAAGGGTAACTGAGTCTATTGAACTTctcagtgatgaagaatcGCTTAATGGTACCGATAAGAATATACAAGCATTCTATACACAGGAAACTAATACCATTGTCATTGATGTAGAAGATGGAGATAGTAGTTTTTCCACTGAATGTAATGTGGTAGATAAGTCGGAAGTGTATGACGGATGCAGTAAATCACTAAATCtatcaaatacaaaacCATCTCAAAGGGAATGCTATAATGATGATCAtctcaaaataaaatcatcaaCTGGGAGCATAAACCGGGGACATAACTTGAAGACTAGCAACAGTAATTCAGAGAAGGGTGAAACAAAAACACCTAATACTAGCCTCATGAAAACAGATCATAGTGATCGTGATATAAAAAACATTCCCCAGCGAAACATAACTACTAAACCAATACTGGAATGCCCTATTTGCTCTAAGAATCTGACTGGTATGAAACTTTTTCAACGTGAAGCTCATTGTGATAACTGCTTTGAACAAAAGCCATTATCAAATTTCATTGAAGGCAGATCTGCCATGGTATGTCAATCTAAAAAGATTCAAACTCATTTGGAATCTACAGTAGAGAAGGAAGTGGGTGATAAACCAAATCCTATAAGTAAATCAAAGAATCCTCGAAGAAATAGGATCCCAGAGagttttaaaattttgacTTTTACATCAGGTTACCAGATTATCGTGGATGGTTTCACCTATCCTTTAAAGGAGGATAATAAGATAAAGGATTTCTTTCTATCACACTTTCACTCAGATCATTACATTGGGTTAAAAAAATCATGGACCTCAGGCAATTTGTACTCATCTCCAGTTACTTATGAGCTTTTAAAATATAGGTATACACCTAAGAGAAAAACtaatgaagataatgaaaatatcacAAATTGCTTAAAAGCATTAAAACCATACAACCGGGTATGGCTAACTGACACCATTAGTGTAACAACCTTGGATGCAAATCACTGTCCAGGTGCATCTCTCTTTTTGTTCGAAGAATGGGACTCTATGAAAACTGgaattttgaaaacaatACTTCATACTGGTGATTTTAGAAGTGATGACAAACTAATTGAGGAAGTCCTTAAATATACAAATCATAGAGAAATAGACGAAATTTATCTTGATACCACGTATCTTCTCTCAACGTTTACCTTTCCTGCACAAGAGGAGTTACTCAATATGGTTGCCAGGTTTATTGAAACAATCAATAACCCAAATTTCCGACAATCTTTCTTTGGAGATAAACAAAAGTCCATATTCCATTTTATGAGTTTACCATCATCTATAGATAAAAAATCAGAGATACCTATGCTTTACTTAGTTGGTACATATTCTATTGGGAAGGAAAAACTGGCAATCAAGATAGCGGAAACCCTGAATACTAAAATTTATGTACAATCTAATTCAATCAAGAGAAAAATGGTAAGCATATATTGGGACCAATGCTTTGACAACTCTCTACTGACTGACGATCCATCTGAATCACAAATTCAtcttgtttctttgaaggTACTACGTGATTTCAATGCTATTGATAACTATTTGAAGACAATCAAAGAACTTACTggtaataaaataaaatacgATAATGTATTTGGTTTTATCCCAACTGGCTGGACGTTTGGAAATAGGTACAAAAAAGACTTTCAATATGATGGAGAACTGTCTTATGATGATAACTTCAAACTCAGGGTAAAGTATTGCATGGATTTGTTAAAACAAGATGAAGCTAGGCCAACCCAGAATTTTGCAGACGTAAGTAGCCTTGAATGGTTGCGAATGCAATACAAACCCAGGGAGAGGTACCAAATTTTTCGGGTACCCTATTCGGAACATAGCAGCTTTAGGGAGCTCCTAAAGTTTTGTATTTCAGTACCTAgtaaaaatatcatttcaACAGTCAATGTTGACAATGGTGTCAATAGTGCTGAAACCAGTGAGTGGTTTAAGGCGTTCAAATATATTCGTAATAAACTTAGCAACAATTAA
- the GAT2 gene encoding Gat2p (CAGL0I00902g~Has domain(s) with predicted DNA binding transcription factor activity, sequence-specific DNA binding, zinc ion binding activity and role in regulation of transcription, DNA-templated) translates to MNSDTNMQMMSKVSIPPIWSILKGRDDEDVTSPRYTKGKQLSMLSSHGSDSLETSPRTSITSHDLTQSSSSSGVSSNYTTITEAEFYSRCSTNLEKLIIEKNEISKQLDSYKAVTKDSLVSSDFIKEFSDRLISIQKSIDEITKLQHDYEIATQQEKIRILACQYPSGSSRSSYVSPEQKFLPSFKNLASQPQQQQHQQQQQQNTTSSSPNQISSPTTVPQTSAYQRQPVSHSIPSIHSLSNPVSSPLVPTSNRTLQLKSPNQTKILGPNELANPAQQQHSYIQYTQGEYPSYGYQKQFVNAYQNTRNSEGQIFQVGNENRSKSLNVASILMDSRRGSLPFPAYGNLQPTSYAVHSPIGGNLFHSSYQFSAGSPTMTGYKSATTDAMSAVPGSGIINDKSPSLSNVLDSYSVTNPGPKKRGRKKKIKEGIVSSSFSSGLPIPHSLALANAETLKPQHINSLSKNINNSAGTVVMTSCLHCGENHTPEWRRGPYGNRTLCNACGLFYRKAISKFGVKNANLLLRYRKRISNTANRRVPKMLKIPIGIIEEFDADPYLDSNYNTIRKEE, encoded by the coding sequence ATGAACTCAGATACAAATATGCAAATGATGTCAAAGGTCTCGATACCACCGATATGGTCCATACTGAAGGGAAGAGATGACGAGGATGTCACGTCGCCCAGGTACACAAAGGGCAAACAGCTGTCGATGCTGTCGTCGCATGGTTCTGATTCCTTAGAGACTTCCCCAAGAACAAGCATCACTTCCCATGACTTGACCCAGAGCAGTAGTTCCAGCGGCGTGTCCAGCAATTACACAACAATAACAGAAGCGGAGTTTTACAGTAGATGCTCTACCAATTTAGAGAAACTGATAATAGAGAAAAACGAGATTAGCAAACAGCTGGACAGCTATAAAGCAGTGACAAAGGACTCACTGGTGTCATCAGATTTCATCAAGGAGTTCAGCGACAGATTGATATCGATTCAGAAATCGATAGACGAAATAACCAAGTTGCAGCATGACTACGAAATAGCAACACAACAGGAGAAAATCAGAATCCTCGCATGCCAGTACCCTTCTGGCTCTTCCAGAAGCTCGTACGTATCACCAGAACAGAAATTCCTGccttctttcaaaaatctGGCCTCACAAccacaacagcaacagcatcaacaacagcaacaacagaaCACTACATCATCGTCACCAAATCAGATATCGTCACCAACAACAGTACCACAGACTTCAGCGTACCAAAGACAACCAGTGTCTCATTCGATACCCTCAATACATTCTTTATCAAACCCAGTATCAAGTCCGCTAGTGCCGACATCGAACAGAACTCTGCAACTGAAATCCCCTAACCAGACAAAGATACTCGGGCCCAACGAACTGGCCAACCCAgctcaacaacaacattCATACATACAATACACTCAAGGAGAATACCCTTCATATGGATACCAAAAACAATTCGTAAATGCATATCAAAACACAAGAAACTCAGAAGGCCAGATTTTCCAAGTAGGAAATGAGAACAGAAGCAAATCATTGAACGTCGCCAGTATATTAATGGATAGCCGCCGAGGTAGCTTGCCCTTCCCAGCCTACGGAAACTTACAGCCAACGTCCTATGCTGTACACTCTCCGATAGGTGGGAACTTGTTCCACAGTTCATACCAGTTTTCTGCAGGATCTCCAACAATGACAGGATATAAGTCCGCTACGACTGATGCAATGAGTGCAGTTCCAGGAAGTGGAATCATAAACGATAAATCACCTAGCTTGAGCAATGTGCTTGATTCCTATTCTGTAACTAATCCTGGACCCAAGAAGAGGggaaggaaaaagaaaattaaagaaGGTATAgtatcatcatctttcaGCTCAGGTTTACCAATTCCCCATTCCTTGGCGTTAGCAAATGCAGAAACTCTCAAACCACAACACATAAACTCTCTATCAAAAAACATTAACAACAGTGCGGGCACTGTAGTAATGACTTCATGTTTACATTGTGGTGAGAATCACACTCCTGAATGGAGAAGAGGGCCATACGGAAATAGAACACTTTGTAATGCCTGCGGTTTGTTTTACAGAAAAGCGATATCCAAATTTGGGGTAAAAAATGCTAACTTATTATTAAGATACAGAAAGCGTATAAGCAATACTGCTAATAGAAGGGTACCCAAGATGTTGAAGATCCCTATCGGAATAATTGAAGAGTTTGATGCAGATCCTTATCTTGATAGTAACTACAACACCATAAGGAAAGAAGAGTAA